The Dehalobacter sp. DCM sequence ACAGTGTCGCATCTTTACTTTGCCATCTCGCCATAAGTGCCATAATTAAAGCTCATTTATGATAAGTCTCTCCTTTATTGATTTTGCAGGCACGGTATATCTGTTCAAGTAGCATTAGCCGGATGAGCTGGTGCGGAAAAGTAAGCATGGAAAAAGACCACCGAAAATCAGCTCGCTTTCGGACTTCATCTGCCGTGCCTAACGAACCGCCTATGATAAATGTTATCCTGCTTTGCCCCGCCAGCGCCCGTCCTTCCATAAGCTCACCCACCTCAGGTGAGGTAAGCACCTTGCCCTGCAGATCCAGTAGCACGACAAAATCCTGACTTGAGATTAGCTTTAATAACTTCTCACCTTCTTTTTGTCTGACTTTTTCCTCTTCGGCGGCAGATGCTTTTTCCGGACAAGGTTCATCATCAACTTCAAGGATTTTTAGACGAACATAACTGTTAAGGCGCTTTGAATACTCTTTAATTCCATCCTGAAGATATTTTTCTTTTATTCTGCCAACGGTCAGAATTGTTATTTGCAGCATATATTTTCTCCACTATTTACCAAATAATACTTTTTAAATTCTTCTATACTGACTATACTTATACTGTGATGCGCCGTCAAGATTGGACTTATATGAACAATTGATTTTGCTGCTATTAATAATTTACTATAGATATTCTTTGGTTCTTTCGGTTAATTATATAAATTGTTCAATTAATTACAACGAGAGCTTTTTAATATTTTGTCAATAATAATATTACGGAGGTGAAGATAAATGGGCAGAACAAGTGAAAGCACAAAAAAGCTGCTGCAAAATTTAAAAATGGAAGCAGCTGCGGAAATCGGGTATCTCGATTTTGTCAGAGAAAACAATGACCATTATAAGGGCGATGTGACTGCGAGACAAAATGGTCTGGAAGGCGGCCCGATCGGCGGCCAGATGGTCAAGAAAATGGTCGCTTTTGCTGAGCAGCAAATGAAGCAGAATAACGGCAAACTATAGTCTTTGACTGCATTACTCGAATCATTGCTAATCCGCAATAATAACTTGCTCATAAACATGAAATGACCGTGCCGCTACTTTCTATCCGTATCGCCATAGCAAAAGGTTTCTCACGCTTTTTGCATTCGTGACATAAAAACAGGCCAAATGCTTAAATGCCTTCAGCCTGTTTTTCCTTTTTTGTATTTAAATTATGCATAATCTCCGGTTAGATAATTTTTTGTTCTGTTTCTGGTTTTTCTAATCTGCCTGTCTCCAGAGGAATCGTCATCGAATCTCTACTCGTGGCGTCGACAGCCGCGTTACTGTGATTATTCGTTCCGTTTGCTTCTTTCTCCATATTCTTAAAAGCTACCGACAACATCAGTTTAATTCGGTTGATCTGATTGACTTGGCTGGCTCCCGGATCATAATCGATCGGAACAATATTGGCCTGGGGATACTGACGCTTCAGCTCCCGTACCATGCCTTTGCCGGTAATATGGTTAGGCAAACAGGCGAAAGGCTGCAGACAAGCGACATTGCTGGCGCCGCTTTCGATAAGTTCGATCATTTCTGCCGTTAAAAACCAACCCTCTCCGGTCTGGTGACCGAGATGCATGATTTTACCGGCCATATTAGCTAATTCATAAATGGATTTAGGGGGGTGATACCGTTCGCTTTTTTTTAGAACACGTTTCATTACGCGGCGATAATTTTCCATCCGCCAAATAAGATAACGGCTGATCAGCTCGCCTTTAAGTGATCCCGCTAATTTACTTCTCCGGAATATGGTGCCGTAAGCACAATACATAAAGAAATCCATCAAATCCGGCATGACGGCTTCTGCCCCTTCTTTTTCCAGGACGTCCACAATAAAGTTATTTGCAAAGGGATGGAACTTTACAAGGATCTCGCCGACAACCCCCACTTTTGGTTTCTTAATATTCAGAGTTTCTATTTTTTCAAATTCCTCAACCACACGACGGATATTCCGGTGGTATTCCCGAGCACGCATCCCTGCCAGGCTCGGCTTCAATTCCTTCAGCCATTTATCAAGCAGCGCATTTGTTTCTCCGGCATTTTTCTCATAGGGGCGAGTGGCAAAAGTCAAACGCATAAGCAAATCACCATATACTGTAGCCATAACACACCGTTTGATCATCTTCATCGATAGTTTAAATCCCGGATTTGATTCCAGCCCTCCCGCATTCAGAGATATAACGGGAATGTGTTCCATCCCGGCATCTTTTAACGCTTTACGAATAAAACCGATATAGTTACTGGCACGGCACCCTCCACCCGTCTGTGACATGATGACGGCCGTCTTGTTCAGATCGTATCTGCCGGATTTTAATGCGGCCATAATTTGACCGACAACAAGAATCGAGGGATAACAGGCATCGTTATGCACATGCAAGAGTCCCTGTTCGACGACACCCATTTCGACATCCGGCAGTATCTCCATTTTGTAGCCTTCTAACCGAACAGCCTCCTGGATCAGTTCAAAATGAATGGGAGCCATCTGCGGCGATAAAATCGTATACTCCTCTTTCATCGCTTCTGTGAACACAACCCGCTTCTTGGTCTCAAACAGTTTTTTTGCTTTGATTTGTTTTTTATCTCTTTCCTGCATCGCTGCAAGCAAGGAACGAATACGGATACGGACAGCACCGAGGTTATTGATTTCGTCAATCTTGACCAACGTATACGTTTTTCTGTACTGATGAAGGATCTCTTGGACCTGATCGGTAGTAACCGCATCCAAACCGCAGCCAAAGGAATTTAGCTGGACAAGCTCCAATTCATCCCGAGTCGCTACAAAACTGGCTGCAGCATACAGCCTGGAATGATATACCCATTGGTCTAGAACACGCAACGGTCTTTCCACTTGTCCCAGATGCGCAACGGCATCTTCAGTCAGTACCGCCATACCCAGACCGGCAATCATCTCCGGAATACCATGGTTCACTTCCGGATCGGTGTGATAAGGACGACCGGCCAGGACAATCCCTTTTCGGTTATTCTTCTCAAGATAATCCAAAATTTCTTCGGCTTTCGTCCGAAGATCCTGACGAACGGCATCTCTTTCGACAAATGCTTTATCCACTGCCACGGCTGCTTCCTGTTTGGTAACGCCCAGCGCTTTAAATTCTTCATAGATACGGACTTTTAAACGTTCCGGGTTATCGATCGGCAGGAAGGGGAAAATAAGCTCAACCTGCTTGTTCCTTATCTCATCCACATTGGCATGGATCGCTTCCGGATAGGATGTCACAATCGGACAATTGTAATTGTTGTTGACACCCTCCATCTCTTTTTCGTCCCTCGGCAAACAAGGGTAAAAGATCCGCTTAATCCCTTTATTCATCAGATCCCGAATATGCCCGTTCGTTAATTTTGCCGGGTAACACAAGGATTCAGAAGCCACCGTTTCCATCCCCAGCTCGAAAATCCGTTTCGAAGAACGGCTGGATAAAATAACCCTGAAGCCAAGTTCCGTCAGTAAGGTAAACCAGAACGGATAATGCTCATACATGTTCAACGCACGCGGGATCCCAATCTCCCCACGTGGGGCTTCATCTTTTTTCAACGGTTTATAAGCAAACAGCCGCTTATATTTATAATCAAATAAATTGGGGATCTCTTCTGTCTTACTTTCATAGCCCGCACCAAGTTCGCAGCGATTCCCTGTCAGGAATTCACGGCCATCAGAAAATTGATTGACCGTCAGCAAGCAGTTATTTCCACACAAACCACAATGCCGCGTCTTGGTTTCGGTATGAAAATTCTCCAATTTGTCCGCACCAAGCAAGGTAGACTCCTGCCCGGTCTGATAACGATCTTTAGCAATTAATGCGGCTCCGAAGGCACCCATGATCCCTGCGATATCCGGTCTCACGACTTTGCGGCCTGTGACAAGTTCAAAACTTCTTAATACAGCGTCATTTTTAAAAGTTCCGCCTTGAACAACAATTTTTTCACCAACTTCTGAGGAATTATGCAGGCGAATAACCTTATATAACGCATTTTTTACGACAGAATACGATATCCCGGCAGCAATACTGCCGATATCGGCGCCTTCCTTCTGGACCTGCTTAATTTTAGAATTCATAAACACCGTACACCGCGTGCCTAAATCGACCGGCGTTTTTGAGAACAGCCCCCGCTGGACAAATTCGGTTAACGGGAGGCTCAAGGATTCAGCCAGAGTTTCGATAAAAGAACCACAGCCCGATGAGCAGGCCTCATTCAGCATAATATTATTAATGACACCGTCTTGAATCAGCATGCATTTCATATCCTGACCGCCGATATCCAGGATAAAGTCGACTCCCGGCAGAAAATGTTCCGCGCCTTTTAAATGGGCAACTGTTTCAATCTCGCCATGGTCTACTCTCAGTGCCGCTTTTAATAATGCCTCGCCATATCCGGTAACAACCGATCCGGCAATAAATGCCCCGGACGGCATCGCCTGATAGAGCATCTGCAGTGCGGCGATCGTTGATCTCAGAGGGCTTCCCAGATTACTGCCATAATGGGAATATACCAAATTGCCTTCCATATCAACCAAAGCCAGTTTCGTTGTTGTAGAGCCTGCGTCGATCCCTAAGAAACAGGCACCACTCACCTCTGCTAACGTTTTTTTTGCAACAGTATGCTGTTGATGCCGTTTGCTGAATTCCGCATAGTCCTCTTCGGTGTTGAACAACGGCTGCAGAAGAGTCGTTGCCGAATCCGAATTGTGCAGATTGGGAATATTATTATAGAGCGTATTCAGATTAATTGTTTCATTCATCTTTGAAGCCAGTGCTGCGCCAATGGCGACAAAGAACTGGGCATTATCCGGGGCGATACTATTTTCCGGCTTCAATTTCAGTGTTTCAATAAAGCGCTTGCGCAGTTCCGGCAAGAAGGAAAGAGGGCCTCCCAAAAACGCCACGTTGCCGCGGATGGGTTTCCCACATGCCAAACCGGCAATGGTTTGATTGACCACCGCCTGAAATATGGATGCGGCGATATCTTCCTTGGCTGCACCTTCATTCAAGAGCGGTTGGATATCCGTTTTTGCGAAAACGCCGCAGCGGGAAGCAATCGGATAAATTTCCTTATGCTGGGTTGCTAAATCATTTAACCCTTTAGCATCCGTCTTTAACAAGATAGCCATTTGGTCAATGAAAGCGCCCGTCCCTCCTGCACATGTCCCATTCATCCGCAGCTCAGGCGCACTGCCGAAGTAGGTGATTTTAGCGTCTTCCCCCCCCAACTCGATGGCAACATCCGTAGTTGGAATAAAACGCTCGATGGCCTTCTGACAGGCAATGACCTCCTGAATAAAAGGGATCGCCAGCTGTTCAGATGTAGACATCCCGCTGGATCCGGTAATATTCATTGTGACTTTTTCGTTCCGGAATTGAACGTATATTTTTTGCAGCAGGTTGCTGACAGTGTGCTGAACATCAGAAAAATGCCGTTGATAACTGCTGAAAACCAAGTTATCATTCTCGTCCAAGATGGCAATCTTTACAGTTGTTGAACCAACATCCAAACCGATATGCATACGTTTAGACATTCTTTCGCTCCTTTTACAATCCGGCTGCAAATATTTTCACAGCTTAGGCACAGGTGAGTATTTTTTAGGAATATATACGATCAGACACTGATAATCCTATATTTCACTTATATATTAAAAATTGTGATACGCCATGATTATAACATTTTTCAAATTTAATTCCAAATAGCAACTTTTCCTAAGTGTCGCTGTTATCCTCCTTATAAGGTAGCAGGTTGTGTCCGTCCATATAGTTTATGAACATTCACTAAAAAATGTATTACGAAATAGAACCGCCGGTCTTAAAGATCAGACACAACGGTTCATCGCATCACCGTCAATTCCTGCTGCTAAATACGCCATTACTTAATTTCCCCGAGTACGACTTCGGCTGTATACGTATTACCCCCTCGAAAATAGCTGACGGTTACACGATCCCCCACCTTATATTTAAACAACTGGTGGGTTAACTCCAGCGAATTGGATATGTCAATCCCATTGATTGCCGTAACAATATCCCCGGCTCTGATCCCTGCACGATCTGCCGATCCGCCATTCTGTACACTGGCAATATAACAGCCCATTGGCCAGTTTTTGTAGGTCGCGTATTCCTCAGTATAACGATCATCGATACCAACTTGAAGGCCCGGATGACTGGCGTATCCCTTTTCAATAATCTGCTGGATAAACGGCAGCGCATCGGATATGGGTATGGCAAAGCCCATTCCCTCAAATCCCTGTGTATTGTTTTTCGCGGAATTGATGCCGATAACCTGTCCACTGTAATTGACGAGAGGACCACCACTGTTACCGGGATTAATGGCTGCATCGGTTTGAATCAAATTAAAACTTGCTTCTCCCTGTAACAGTAGAAATCGATCCGTTGCCGATACGACGCCGTTCGTTACGGTGCGAGCAAATTCCTGTCCCCCGGGGTTCCCAATCGCAACCACCGATTCACCCACCTGCAGCAGAGATGAATCACCAAGCTGCACGGCGGTTAGATTCTGTGTGTCCTCTATTTTAATTACAGCAAGATCTGTTCGTTCATCGCCGCCAACCAGCGTTCCGGGCACGTCGCGGCCATCCACCAAGGAAACCATCAATTTTTCGGCGTTTTCAACCACATGATAATTAGTTACGATATACCCTTTGGTTGAATTGATAATAAATCCGGAACCGCTGCCTGCTTCACTGAGTCCGGTGCTGCCGCCAAAGAAATCGCTGCTGTATTGAAAATTAGCGATCCCGACAACGGCCGGTCCGACTGTCTTTGCGATAGTAACAACAGGGGATATTCCGCTGGACGATCCAGCGCTATCGACTGGCGGCGGCGCGCCTTGTTCAATTATAACCTTTCCTCCGGATACAATATTGCTGTTAGGATACAAGGCAGGTACTAGTGTCACTGTAATCAAACCGCCTAAGACAGCACTGACAACCGCCAGTATCATCGTGGATATGAACCGAGGTTTTTCATTTCTTGATTTTCGGTAGCCATTGTTCCAGCCAGTCCGGTCATGATCCTCATATAAATTATTATCGGGATGGCTGTAGCTAGTGTTGCGGTCATTATCATTTCGATTAAAGTAATCCAAAGGGTATCCCTCCCTCCGTATTATGAACTCAAATCAATCAGTTCATGTGGACAATGTCTAGGTGCCACACGAATCTTCAGACTTTGACACTTGCGCCTGATCCTGGAATCTCTTAGTATGTCCACTACGGTTGCCAGAGCAATCTGCGGTGTATTATTTTCTTCGCTTAAGTGGGCAAGAACGACTTTCTTGGTATTCTCATCCAACCATTCAATCAATCCTTCTGCCAATTGAACATTGCTTAAATGGCCCCGGTTTCCGCTGACCCGTTTCTTGAGATGATACGGGTACCTTCCCTGCCAAAGCCTTTCTACATCATGATTCGCTTCAACGACATAGGCATCGCAGCCCTGAAGATGGCGATGCATCTCCTCTGTAATCATCCCGCTGTCCGTAGCGATACCCAATGCGGCATCATGACTGATGATTTTTAAGCCATAACTTTCCCGGCTGTCATGGGAAGTGGCAAACAAATTTATTTTCATTCCAGCCAGTTCAAAACTTCTACCAATAATGTTCTTCTGTTCTGGCCGCAGTGTACCGATTTTATCCTCCAATTCGTCCCAAAGCCCGGCTGTGGCGTATACAGGAATTTTTAGCTTGCGTGCCAATGTTCCGACGCCCTTGATATGATCGGAATGTTCATGGGTGATGACGATACCCTCCAGTTGACCTGCGGCTATATTGATCACATCCAGATTTGCGAGGATCCTTTTTGTGGCAATCCCGCAGTCTACCATAAGACTCCGGTTATTTTGGCCGACTAATATTGCATTGCCGGAACTGCCGCTGGCCAATGTTGCAAAATACATTTTGTCACCTTCCCGATTGACTGATTGCACGAAAAATCTGCTTGGCAGGTATACAACAAGATTATTTCTCCTGGCCAGAACCTTCGCTATCAGCTGGTTCTGTTCCTTCGGCCAACCCGATCATATCCTCGAGATTGCTCTTCATTTCTTCATCAGTATTATATTTCAGTGCTGTCTGCCAATATTCCTTGGCTTGTGTATAATTTTGTTTAACGTAAAAAAGATACATACCGTAGCCATACAAAGCGTCAACATCATGCGGCTCTTTTTTTAAGATCTCCTTATAGGTCTTCTCCGCTAATGCGGCATAGGTTTGATTGGTTGCATCGGCAGTACTGAGAAGAAAGGCTGACGCCGCCAATTTTAAACTGACTTCCGTATCTTCTTCTTTGGTCAACGCTTCTTGATAGTAGTGAACTGCATTATTTAAGTCTTCCTTATACTCTTCTTCATTCAATTCTATAGAAAGTTGAGACTTTTTGTAATAAGCATCCGCTAAAGCCACAATCGTTTGCAAATCTTCAGGCTTGCTTTGCAGCGTTACTTTCAGCTGTTCAACAGCTTGCACCCGGGCATTGTATTCTTGCTCCAATGCTGACGGGCTCTCACCATTGACAGCATCATCGGCTGGCGGCATAAAAAAGACAAATGATGTACCAATCAAAGAGATACACACCATACCGATAATGACATAGACTGCTAGCTTCTGAGTTCGTTTACGCATTATTTTCCTCCGTCTGTTTGCTATGATAGCAAATTTCTTTGTGAGGCTTCTTTGATCTTTAGATAATAAGCTATTTCCAGCCGCTTCTTCTGTAACTCGCAGCCCAGTGGATAGACTTTCGTCAATTCTCCGCTAAACGCTGTATTTGCGGCATGGCAGCCGCCGCTGCAGGAAAATCGGGCCCAACAGGATCGACATTCTTCTTTTGAGTATACCTGCGCTCGACGAAAAGCCTGGACGATTTTCGGATCAAGAAATCCCTCGGAATCATCCAGTGACCCCAGCTTGTATTGTTCCTGTCCGACAAACTGATGGCAGGGGTAAATATCCCCTTCCGGAGATATGGCCACATATTCATGACCTGCGCCACATCCGGATAAGCGTTTCACGAGACACGGGCCTTCATCGAGTCCCGCATTGAAATGGAAAAAAACGAATTCCTTACCGTCTCTTCGGTATTCCAGAACCTTTTCCCCTAATATGTCATAGCTGCGTTTAATCTCTGTGAGGTCTTCATCACGAAATGCATACTCTTCCTGCGGTGAAGCGACTACAGGTTCCACCGAAATCCGGTTGATTCCGCTGTCGGCCAAGTGTAAAACATCTTTATAGAAGTCCGTATTGAAATGGGTATACGTACCCCTGACATAATAATAATTGCCGGTTGCATAGGGAGAGGAATTGGGTCTTCTGCGGGCAAAACTGAGTATTTGTGGCATAATCCGATCGTAGCTGCCGGCTCCATTCAAAAATGGTCTCATTCTGTCATTGACGTCCTTGCGCCCATCTATACTTAAAACCACACTGATCTCCTCTTTCTCGAGAAAATCAGCCGTTGGCTGATCAAGAAGCACCGCATTGGTTGTCAAGGTAAACTTCATTTTCTTTCCCGCTTGAGCGGCTATCTCTTTTCCATAGGCAATCAGCTCTTTGACAACAGGAAAATTCATTAGCGGTTCACCGCCGAAAAAGTCAACCTCGCACTGTTGCCGTTCACCGCTATGATCCAGTAAAAAATTCAAGGCTTTTTTCCCGGTCTCAAGACTCATCAGTTGGCGACTGCCTCCAAAAGGCCCCGTTCCCGCAAAGCAGTAGCCGCAGCGAAGATTGCAGTCATGTGCCACATGCAAGCACATCGCTTTAATTATCGGCTCATCCGGATAGAGCAGCACCGTTTCCTCGGCTTCAGGTGAAAAAAGCAAACCCTGTTTTTGCAGTGCAGAAAGCTCGGTAAGAATTTCGTGCTTTTCCTCGGCAATCAGGTTTAACCCTATATTCGGGACTATCTGCGCAAATTCTTTGAGACCGTTTTTTCTCTGCCAGGCAACCATCTCCAAAATAAGGCCTTGGGTCACGTCATCCAAGACATGAAGGGATCCTGAGTTTACATCATAGGCAACATTAATATCCCCTTGGCGGTATACATGAACATTCTTCTCAATACAATAGTTTATTAATTCCATTACGACATTCCTTTGCATTAACAATTACACCTATTATACCATTAAAAATACACATAAAAAACAAACCTGAATTGTAACCACATGAAATCATCAAAAAAAGTATCCCAAATTCGCCCCCGGCGGCGAATTTGGGATACCGTCTTTTTCCAGAAGGCAATGTAATTAAAGCTTGGCGTGCGCCAAGCTTATGGTGGTGTTGAAATATATTCCAATTTATTTTTCACAAACCTGATTACCAACAGTACACGATGTTTTGCATGCGGACTGACACGATGTCTGGCACTTTCCGCATCCTCCCGTTTTAGCCGTTGAACTCAAATGGCCCTTGACGACGGTTGTAATATGTTTAGCCATAATATCCTCCTTATTATTCTTTTGGTTGACTGAACAGATAAATTACTTTTCCCTCACTGGAGTACCCTGTAATATCCGCATTAACAGATGGAACTTGTGGTTCACTGACAAAGGCATACCACAGACGAAGCTGATCGGTAGGAACAATATTTCCCTGTACCGTTTCCCCATTTGTTGTCTTAACGGTCACGCTGGTGATATCTTTATTCGTTATCTTTCCGTAATATAGGGAATACTGAGTGCCATTTTCACCGAGATCAGCATACCGCCATTGCAAACCATCCGGATACGTAACAAGTTTGCCCACTGCACTACCTGTCCATTCCCAGCCAATTGCGTTTTTCGTAAATATCCCTACACTGAGTTCTGTTTCATACGTATAAAATACAATCCCGGAATTATTACTGACCTGCTCGATATATACTAATTCATACCCTTTGGGAATAAGCGGTTTTGCTTTCTCTACAGCATCTTTCAGCGAGTTGCATCCACCCAGTACCGCTGTCAAAACTACAATAATAAGAATGGATAGAACCTTCTTGAACCGCATCTTATTGGAAAACGTTCTTTTCGAGTCAGATAACATACTATTCTTTTCAGCTCCTTCTGGCATAACGCCTCACCAAGCTTCTTGTGATTTCTCAGACGGTGCTCTTTGAAATTATAGGCAGGCAATAGAATTAACCGATAAAAAAACCAGCATTATACTGGCAACACATTCTTAAGTTGGAGCGGAAGACGGGATTCGAACCCGCGACCCTCGGCTTGGGAAGCCAATGCTCTACCGCTGAGCCACTTCCGCCTATCCCTTTTAACAAGGTATTTATTATTATAGTGATAATCTGCTTGTTCGTCAAGGGTCTTGAGCCCTACTATATATACACAATTTTCAAATACTTCCAATAATTCCTTTCGCTTCCATTGACTTTTTCGCATAATTATACTACTGCAATCAGATCCCGGCATAACTCAATCATGTAAGTTGAGCCGCTGTCAAGAGCAGCCCTTCATTCTCTTGATATATCTGTCCAAGTTGAGAAATCGGAAGCGGATTTTGGCCTTGCCCGATCTCAATCGTATAGCCAGGCCGGCGAAACTTTTCGATAAACCAATCCTTATATCCGGCATACGAAGTCATCCCTACGGCTTCTTCCAAAGTATATCCGCTTAGACGAGACAAACAACGGGCAATTTCTTTATCTCGAGTGGAGGCTAAATTACGATAATTCCAATAAATAATTCGCCCTTGACTATGAAATGCCAGAACTAACTGAAAATCATGCTTTCGCGTAAAGTCAGCAACCGCTTTGGATTCCGGTTCCGATTCTGGTGAAGCACCGGAAAAACGTGTTGGTCCAGGGCCTTTAATATCGTGGCTTGCTTCCGCACCCTTTGATAACTGCCAAGAGGCGTCATAATTATGGTTGAGGTCAACTCCGTGTATATTTGCTTGCCATACCTGGCTAAAATTAGTCCGTCCATTGTTCCATTTTAGGAGTGATTGATTATACGGGTGATCCGGCTGCAAGCCATTTAATACCAAATCAACGCCATCGGGATTAACCATCGGCAAAATATAGATGGAACTCTTTTGCCATTGACTTTGAATATCGCATCTCCCAAGCAGCGTATTGCTAATGTAGCTTTCAAGATAGTTTTCACTGAATTTCATTAGCAGCAGCGCCGTCAACCATTCCAGCGCATGGTGGGCCCCATTATAAAATACGTGATTCGGACCGGTACCTAACCTAAGATAATAAAGGTTACGGCCAAGTACACTCTTACCGGCAATTCCTATCTCAAGAAACGGGTAACGCTCCTCCAGACTGTGAATATCTCTCTCCATGACATCATAGGGATAACTTTGCATCGTATTAACGATTTCACGCATACCGGCATCCTGCTTCCTCTAAGTAATCTTGTTATACTCTATGGGCAAGATATAAAAATATGCGTGTTAAACCATCCACCGGCGTTGCAGGACAAATAATGTTCCGTTATTTTCATAATTCATAACACAATAAAGCGGCTCGTATTAGTTCATCTAATAAAAACCGCTTCTCGATCCAATGGTGCCTCAGGACGGAATCGAACCGCCGACACGAGGATTTTCAGTCCTCTGCTCTACCGACTGAGCTACCGAGGCAAATTTTAAGTCAGATCGCCTCTTCGGTTTTCTGACCTGTGATTATGGATATGGTGACCCGTACGGGATTCGAACCCGTGTTACCGCCGTGAAAGGGCGGTGTCTTAGGCCGCTTGACCAACGGGCCACATAAATCGTCAGTTAAGCTAATTGCGCTGACG is a genomic window containing:
- the rlmH gene encoding 23S rRNA (pseudouridine(1915)-N(3))-methyltransferase RlmH, with product MLQITILTVGRIKEKYLQDGIKEYSKRLNSYVRLKILEVDDEPCPEKASAAEEEKVRQKEGEKLLKLISSQDFVVLLDLQGKVLTSPEVGELMEGRALAGQSRITFIIGGSLGTADEVRKRADFRWSFSMLTFPHQLIRLMLLEQIYRACKINKGETYHK
- a CDS encoding MBL fold metallo-hydrolase, which produces MYFATLASGSSGNAILVGQNNRSLMVDCGIATKRILANLDVINIAAGQLEGIVITHEHSDHIKGVGTLARKLKIPVYATAGLWDELEDKIGTLRPEQKNIIGRSFELAGMKINLFATSHDSRESYGLKIISHDAALGIATDSGMITEEMHRHLQGCDAYVVEANHDVERLWQGRYPYHLKKRVSGNRGHLSNVQLAEGLIEWLDENTKKVVLAHLSEENNTPQIALATVVDILRDSRIRRKCQSLKIRVAPRHCPHELIDLSS
- a CDS encoding tetratricopeptide repeat protein; translated protein: MRKRTQKLAVYVIIGMVCISLIGTSFVFFMPPADDAVNGESPSALEQEYNARVQAVEQLKVTLQSKPEDLQTIVALADAYYKKSQLSIELNEEEYKEDLNNAVHYYQEALTKEEDTEVSLKLAASAFLLSTADATNQTYAALAEKTYKEILKKEPHDVDALYGYGMYLFYVKQNYTQAKEYWQTALKYNTDEEMKSNLEDMIGLAEGTEPADSEGSGQEK
- a CDS encoding alpha/beta-type small acid-soluble spore protein, giving the protein MGRTSESTKKLLQNLKMEAAAEIGYLDFVRENNDHYKGDVTARQNGLEGGPIGGQMVKKMVAFAEQQMKQNNGKL
- a CDS encoding S1C family serine protease, translated to MILAVVSAVLGGLITVTLVPALYPNSNIVSGGKVIIEQGAPPPVDSAGSSSGISPVVTIAKTVGPAVVGIANFQYSSDFFGGSTGLSEAGSGSGFIINSTKGYIVTNYHVVENAEKLMVSLVDGRDVPGTLVGGDERTDLAVIKIEDTQNLTAVQLGDSSLLQVGESVVAIGNPGGQEFARTVTNGVVSATDRFLLLQGEASFNLIQTDAAINPGNSGGPLVNYSGQVIGINSAKNNTQGFEGMGFAIPISDALPFIQQIIEKGYASHPGLQVGIDDRYTEEYATYKNWPMGCYIASVQNGGSADRAGIRAGDIVTAINGIDISNSLELTHQLFKYKVGDRVTVSYFRGGNTYTAEVVLGEIK
- a CDS encoding 2-hydroxyacyl-CoA dehydratase, giving the protein MSKRMHIGLDVGSTTVKIAILDENDNLVFSSYQRHFSDVQHTVSNLLQKIYVQFRNEKVTMNITGSSGMSTSEQLAIPFIQEVIACQKAIERFIPTTDVAIELGGEDAKITYFGSAPELRMNGTCAGGTGAFIDQMAILLKTDAKGLNDLATQHKEIYPIASRCGVFAKTDIQPLLNEGAAKEDIAASIFQAVVNQTIAGLACGKPIRGNVAFLGGPLSFLPELRKRFIETLKLKPENSIAPDNAQFFVAIGAALASKMNETINLNTLYNNIPNLHNSDSATTLLQPLFNTEEDYAEFSKRHQQHTVAKKTLAEVSGACFLGIDAGSTTTKLALVDMEGNLVYSHYGSNLGSPLRSTIAALQMLYQAMPSGAFIAGSVVTGYGEALLKAALRVDHGEIETVAHLKGAEHFLPGVDFILDIGGQDMKCMLIQDGVINNIMLNEACSSGCGSFIETLAESLSLPLTEFVQRGLFSKTPVDLGTRCTVFMNSKIKQVQKEGADIGSIAAGISYSVVKNALYKVIRLHNSSEVGEKIVVQGGTFKNDAVLRSFELVTGRKVVRPDIAGIMGAFGAALIAKDRYQTGQESTLLGADKLENFHTETKTRHCGLCGNNCLLTVNQFSDGREFLTGNRCELGAGYESKTEEIPNLFDYKYKRLFAYKPLKKDEAPRGEIGIPRALNMYEHYPFWFTLLTELGFRVILSSRSSKRIFELGMETVASESLCYPAKLTNGHIRDLMNKGIKRIFYPCLPRDEKEMEGVNNNYNCPIVTSYPEAIHANVDEIRNKQVELIFPFLPIDNPERLKVRIYEEFKALGVTKQEAAVAVDKAFVERDAVRQDLRTKAEEILDYLEKNNRKGIVLAGRPYHTDPEVNHGIPEMIAGLGMAVLTEDAVAHLGQVERPLRVLDQWVYHSRLYAAASFVATRDELELVQLNSFGCGLDAVTTDQVQEILHQYRKTYTLVKIDEINNLGAVRIRIRSLLAAMQERDKKQIKAKKLFETKKRVVFTEAMKEEYTILSPQMAPIHFELIQEAVRLEGYKMEILPDVEMGVVEQGLLHVHNDACYPSILVVGQIMAALKSGRYDLNKTAVIMSQTGGGCRASNYIGFIRKALKDAGMEHIPVISLNAGGLESNPGFKLSMKMIKRCVMATVYGDLLMRLTFATRPYEKNAGETNALLDKWLKELKPSLAGMRAREYHRNIRRVVEEFEKIETLNIKKPKVGVVGEILVKFHPFANNFIVDVLEKEGAEAVMPDLMDFFMYCAYGTIFRRSKLAGSLKGELISRYLIWRMENYRRVMKRVLKKSERYHPPKSIYELANMAGKIMHLGHQTGEGWFLTAEMIELIESGASNVACLQPFACLPNHITGKGMVRELKRQYPQANIVPIDYDPGASQVNQINRIKLMLSVAFKNMEKEANGTNNHSNAAVDATSRDSMTIPLETGRLEKPETEQKII